One window from the genome of Mumia sp. ZJ1417 encodes:
- a CDS encoding pyridoxal phosphate-dependent aminotransferase: MKTSSARVAGLGTTIFAEMSALAVRTGAVNLGQGFPDTDGPSDVIDVAVEAMRAGANQYPPGLGVPALREAIAAHQRRWYGIVLDPETQIAVSTGATEAIAAAILGLVDPGDEVVVLEPYYDSYVAVLEFAGGIRKPVTLRAPDFRLDLDALRAAVGPRTTAMLINSPHNPTGMVLNAEEREAIRDLAVAHDLVVITDEVYEHLTFDGVAHVPLATLPGMGERTLTISSAGKSFSFTGWKIGWLSGPAALVRAAVGAKQFLTYTSGAPFQPAIAHALGHDAAYFEGFAATLQARRDQLCAGLTEIGFTTYVPQGTYFATTDIRPLGYDDGIAFCRALPELAGVVAVPTQVFYDDEDAGRPLVRWAFCKQEPVIAEALSRLDALRVRVVKAT; the protein is encoded by the coding sequence GTGAAGACCAGCAGCGCACGCGTCGCCGGACTCGGCACGACCATCTTCGCCGAGATGTCGGCGCTCGCCGTCCGTACGGGCGCGGTCAACCTGGGCCAGGGCTTCCCCGACACCGACGGTCCGAGCGACGTGATCGACGTGGCGGTCGAGGCGATGCGCGCCGGCGCCAACCAGTATCCGCCGGGCCTCGGGGTCCCCGCGCTGCGCGAGGCGATCGCGGCGCACCAGCGGCGCTGGTACGGGATCGTTCTCGATCCCGAGACCCAGATCGCGGTGTCGACCGGGGCGACCGAAGCGATCGCGGCGGCGATCCTCGGCCTGGTCGACCCCGGCGACGAGGTGGTCGTCCTCGAGCCGTACTACGACTCGTACGTGGCGGTCCTGGAGTTTGCCGGGGGCATCCGCAAACCGGTCACGCTGCGTGCTCCCGACTTCCGGCTCGACCTCGACGCGCTGCGCGCCGCCGTCGGTCCACGCACGACGGCGATGCTGATCAACAGCCCGCACAACCCGACCGGGATGGTGCTGAACGCCGAGGAGCGCGAAGCGATCCGCGACCTCGCCGTCGCGCACGACCTCGTGGTGATCACCGACGAGGTGTACGAGCACCTCACCTTCGACGGGGTCGCGCACGTGCCGCTGGCGACGCTGCCCGGCATGGGCGAGCGGACGTTGACGATCTCCAGCGCCGGCAAGTCGTTCTCGTTCACCGGCTGGAAGATCGGCTGGCTGAGCGGGCCTGCCGCGCTCGTCCGGGCGGCCGTCGGAGCGAAGCAGTTCCTCACCTACACTTCCGGCGCGCCGTTCCAGCCCGCGATCGCGCACGCGCTCGGGCACGACGCGGCGTACTTCGAAGGGTTCGCGGCGACGCTGCAGGCGCGGCGCGACCAGCTCTGCGCCGGGCTAACCGAGATCGGCTTCACGACATACGTGCCGCAGGGGACCTACTTCGCGACGACCGACATCCGCCCGCTCGGCTACGACGACGGCATCGCGTTCTGCCGCGCGCTGCCCGAGCTCGCAGGCGTCGTCGCGGTGCCGACGCAGGTGTTCTACGACGACGAGGACGCGGGTCGTCCCCTCGTACGGTGGGCGTTCTGCAAGCAGGAGCCGGTGATCGCCGAGGCCCTGAGCCGCCTGGACGCCCTCCGCGTCCGCGTGGTGAAAGCAACCTGA
- a CDS encoding MFS transporter codes for MYAAFAVYGIGVGATDASTNMQGVTVQRLYGRSIMTSFHGMWSIGAIVGALYAAACAKLEIGLMPSLVAVGVVGVAATLVLSPYLVRPAVEHEASEVSEVERPPLHVPWRPLVALGLVVVVFYLADTSVMSWSTIYLHDALDAAKSVAPLGYAAYQVGAVISRLAGDRFVVRFGAVAVVRAGTVVGIVALALVVVAPTPALAIAAFGLMGLGLPVIIPLAFAAAGNLPGSDADVAIARLNLFNYLGNIIGAGLIGVLATEGALRWIYVVPLVLVPSILFVARTFAPAKEMEAAAQARP; via the coding sequence ATGTACGCGGCGTTCGCCGTGTACGGGATCGGTGTGGGTGCAACGGACGCCTCGACGAACATGCAGGGTGTGACCGTCCAGAGGCTGTACGGCCGCAGCATCATGACCAGCTTCCACGGGATGTGGAGCATCGGTGCGATCGTCGGAGCCCTATACGCCGCCGCCTGCGCCAAGCTCGAGATCGGGCTGATGCCGTCGCTGGTGGCTGTCGGAGTGGTCGGCGTGGCAGCCACCCTGGTGCTCTCCCCTTACCTGGTGCGTCCGGCCGTCGAGCACGAGGCGAGCGAGGTTTCGGAGGTGGAGCGTCCGCCGCTGCACGTGCCGTGGCGCCCGCTCGTCGCGCTCGGGCTCGTCGTCGTGGTCTTCTACCTGGCCGACACGTCGGTGATGAGCTGGAGCACTATCTACCTCCACGACGCCCTCGACGCCGCGAAGTCGGTCGCGCCGCTCGGTTATGCGGCCTACCAGGTCGGTGCCGTCATCTCCCGGCTGGCGGGTGACCGGTTCGTCGTCCGGTTCGGCGCGGTCGCCGTCGTCCGCGCGGGGACCGTGGTCGGCATCGTCGCGCTCGCACTCGTCGTCGTGGCGCCGACCCCGGCACTGGCGATCGCCGCGTTCGGCCTGATGGGCCTCGGCCTCCCGGTGATCATCCCGCTCGCGTTCGCCGCGGCCGGCAACCTGCCCGGCTCCGACGCCGACGTCGCGATCGCCCGCCTCAACCTCTTCAACTATCTGGGCAACATCATCGGCGCCGGACTCATCGGGGTGCTCGCCACCGAGGGCGCGCTCCGGTGGATCTACGTCGTGCCGCTCGTCCTCGTGCCGTCCATCCTCTTCGTCGCCCGCACGTTCGCCCCGGCGAAGGAGATGGAGGCTGCCGCCCAGGCGCGCCCGTGA
- a CDS encoding glycoside hydrolase family 1 protein, with protein sequence MTGAEARVSTSSTGETGDFWWGAATASYQVEGAVDEDGRGPSIWDTFSAEAGRIADGSSGAVACDSYHRWREDLDLLSGLGANAYRFSIAWPRVQPTGSGQVNAAGLAYYDRLVDGLLARGIAPFATLFHWDLPQPLQDAGGWMVRDTAQRFAEYAAVIAEALGDRVAAWGTLNEPFVHMALGYAFGSHAPGETLLLDAFAAGHHQLLGHGLATQALRAGSRQGSTGGWGSTGGWGSTGGQGSTGSPPVMLVNNLTPVRAASPSTEDAAAAAVYDAFHNRMFLDTVLRGTYPDELADAAERVVHDGDLATIAQPLDLLGVNYYNPTLVRAPGPDNPLPFELVPIEGYPLTGFGWPVVPEGLTDLLTGLRQTYGEALPPVVVTENGCSYPDEPGPDGTVDDAARIAYLDSHIAAVGAAREAGVDVRGYLAWSLLDNFEWAEGYTQRFGITRVDFATGERTPKASYEWFRERIARGW encoded by the coding sequence ATGACCGGAGCAGAGGCCAGGGTTTCGACGAGCTCAACCGGCGAGACCGGTGACTTCTGGTGGGGCGCCGCGACCGCGTCGTACCAGGTCGAGGGCGCCGTGGACGAGGACGGACGAGGCCCCAGCATCTGGGACACCTTCAGCGCCGAGGCCGGTCGGATCGCGGACGGCTCGTCGGGCGCGGTCGCCTGCGACTCGTACCACCGGTGGCGCGAGGACCTCGACCTGCTCAGCGGTCTCGGCGCGAACGCCTACCGGTTTTCGATCGCCTGGCCCCGCGTCCAGCCGACCGGATCCGGCCAGGTCAACGCCGCGGGGCTGGCGTACTACGACCGCCTCGTCGACGGCCTGCTCGCACGCGGCATCGCGCCGTTCGCCACCCTCTTCCACTGGGACCTCCCGCAGCCGCTGCAGGACGCCGGCGGGTGGATGGTGCGCGACACGGCGCAGCGGTTCGCCGAGTACGCGGCCGTGATCGCGGAGGCGCTCGGTGACCGGGTGGCTGCCTGGGGAACGCTCAACGAGCCGTTCGTGCACATGGCGCTGGGCTATGCGTTCGGCAGTCACGCGCCGGGCGAGACGCTGCTGCTCGACGCGTTCGCCGCGGGGCACCACCAGCTGCTCGGGCACGGGCTTGCGACGCAGGCGTTGCGGGCGGGGTCTCGACAGGGCTCGACCGGCGGATGGGGCTCGACCGGCGGATGGGGCTCGACCGGCGGACAGGGCTCGACCGGCTCACCGCCGGTGATGCTGGTGAACAACCTGACCCCCGTACGCGCCGCGTCGCCGTCGACGGAGGATGCCGCCGCGGCGGCGGTGTACGACGCGTTCCACAACCGGATGTTCCTCGACACCGTGCTGCGGGGTACCTATCCCGACGAGCTCGCCGACGCAGCCGAGAGGGTCGTGCACGACGGCGACCTCGCGACCATCGCGCAACCGCTCGACCTGCTCGGCGTGAACTACTACAACCCCACGCTCGTGAGAGCGCCCGGCCCGGACAACCCGCTGCCGTTCGAGCTCGTGCCGATCGAGGGCTATCCGCTGACCGGCTTCGGGTGGCCGGTGGTGCCCGAGGGCCTGACCGACCTCCTGACCGGACTACGCCAGACGTATGGCGAGGCGCTGCCGCCGGTAGTGGTCACCGAGAACGGATGCTCCTACCCCGACGAGCCCGGGCCCGACGGCACGGTCGACGACGCGGCACGGATCGCGTACCTCGACAGCCACATCGCGGCGGTCGGCGCCGCCCGTGAGGCAGGTGTCGACGTGCGCGGCTACCTGGCATGGTCGCTGCTCGACAACTTCGAGTGGGCAGAGGGCTACACGCAGCGCTTCGGGATCACGCGCGTCGACTTCGCGACGGGCGAGCGCACCCCGAAGGCCTCGTACGAGTGGTTCCGCGAGCGGATCGCCCGAGGCTGGTGA
- a CDS encoding vitamin K epoxide reductase family protein has product MIDIDEQVAPRDGAVEATGVRSVLAWLMVVGGGIGLIASGVLTYDKIKLLQNPDSQLACTLNPWVDCGGVVSSSQSSLFGFPNTFLGLVGFAVVVTLGVLLLSGTRLPEWMWGGLQVGVVFAIGLITFLQYTSIFTLVKLCPYCMVVWTVTIPLFVMVTARNLRSWAPASGFTKLVSNWSLLIVLLWYVAVIATIWFQFGPDRLFAS; this is encoded by the coding sequence GTGATCGACATCGACGAGCAGGTGGCTCCCCGAGACGGTGCTGTGGAGGCGACCGGCGTCCGCAGCGTGCTGGCGTGGCTGATGGTCGTGGGTGGAGGGATCGGCCTGATCGCCTCGGGCGTCCTGACCTACGACAAGATCAAGCTCTTGCAGAACCCCGACAGCCAGCTCGCCTGCACGCTCAACCCGTGGGTCGACTGCGGCGGTGTCGTCTCGAGCTCGCAGTCGTCGCTCTTCGGGTTCCCCAACACGTTCCTCGGCCTCGTCGGATTCGCCGTCGTCGTGACGCTCGGCGTGCTGCTCCTGTCGGGCACCCGCCTGCCGGAGTGGATGTGGGGCGGCCTGCAGGTCGGCGTCGTGTTCGCGATCGGCCTCATCACCTTCCTCCAGTACACGAGCATCTTCACTCTCGTGAAGCTCTGCCCCTACTGCATGGTCGTCTGGACGGTCACGATCCCGCTCTTCGTCATGGTGACCGCGCGCAACCTCCGGTCTTGGGCGCCGGCGTCAGGCTTCACCAAGCTCGTGTCCAACTGGTCGCTGCTGATCGTGCTGCTCTGGTACGTCGCGGTGATCGCGACGATCTGGTTCCAATTCGGTCCGGACCGCCTCTTCGCCTCCTGA
- a CDS encoding ferredoxin reductase, which yields MAGMPWRRAVVLARREETPTAATLLLHVDGDHQAVAGQRVEVRLTAEDGYTADREYSLARVGDLDRAEITVQAIEGGEVSPFLVDDIEVGAELELRGPIGGWFVWRPEQTEPVLLVAGGSGVVPLMAMIRARRDAGSKAPFRLIYSVRSRAEQFYRRELRAPDPGLDVTIAYTREAPEGAPRPAGRLTVADVNTGGWPPDFAPTCYVCGPTGFVETVADMLVALGHDPRRVRTERFGPTGDG from the coding sequence ATGGCGGGGATGCCGTGGCGTCGTGCCGTGGTGCTGGCGCGCCGCGAGGAGACACCGACGGCGGCGACGCTGCTGCTGCACGTCGACGGTGACCATCAGGCCGTCGCCGGGCAGCGGGTGGAGGTCCGGCTGACCGCCGAGGACGGCTACACCGCCGACCGTGAATACTCGCTCGCGCGCGTCGGTGACCTCGACCGGGCCGAGATCACCGTGCAGGCGATCGAGGGGGGAGAGGTCTCGCCGTTCCTCGTCGACGACATCGAGGTCGGCGCCGAGCTTGAGCTGCGCGGACCGATCGGAGGGTGGTTCGTGTGGCGGCCCGAGCAGACCGAGCCCGTCCTGCTGGTCGCTGGCGGCTCTGGCGTCGTGCCGCTGATGGCGATGATCCGGGCCCGTCGTGACGCCGGCAGCAAGGCGCCGTTCCGGCTGATCTACTCCGTACGCTCACGTGCCGAGCAGTTCTACCGCCGGGAGCTCCGCGCGCCCGATCCGGGACTCGACGTCACGATCGCCTACACGCGTGAGGCGCCGGAGGGTGCTCCGCGGCCGGCGGGGCGCCTCACCGTCGCCGACGTCAACACCGGCGGGTGGCCACCGGACTTCGCGCCCACCTGCTATGTCTGCGGCCCCACGGGGTTCGTCGAGACCGTCGCCGACATGCTGGTCGCGTTGGGCCACGACCCACGCCGGGTGCGCACCGAGCGGTTCGGGCCCACCGGCGACGGCTGA
- a CDS encoding sulfite oxidase-like oxidoreductase: MGIVTRGFRGRRDRDEVVLPPGQYLEHGFPVLSAGPTPQIAPGAWSFTVTTETGLQRRWSWDELRAMPAEDVTVDLHCVTKWSKLGTRWRGVSVDLLLDGVDTQAAYAMAHSYGGYTTNLPLADLRDGQAWVAFAYDGAPLRPEHGGPARLLVPHLYFWKSAKWVRGLELMSTNEPGFWERAGYHDYGDPWREQRYAGY, encoded by the coding sequence ATGGGAATCGTCACGCGAGGCTTTCGCGGACGCCGCGACCGCGATGAGGTCGTGCTGCCGCCCGGTCAGTACCTCGAGCACGGGTTCCCTGTGCTCTCGGCGGGGCCGACGCCGCAGATCGCACCGGGTGCGTGGTCGTTCACGGTGACGACGGAGACCGGGTTACAACGCCGGTGGAGCTGGGACGAGCTGCGGGCGATGCCGGCCGAGGACGTGACCGTCGACCTGCACTGCGTCACGAAGTGGTCCAAGCTCGGCACGCGCTGGCGCGGTGTCAGCGTCGACCTGCTGCTCGACGGCGTAGACACGCAGGCCGCGTACGCGATGGCCCACTCGTACGGCGGCTACACGACCAACCTGCCGCTCGCCGACCTGCGCGACGGGCAGGCGTGGGTGGCGTTCGCGTACGACGGCGCGCCGCTGCGGCCCGAGCACGGCGGACCCGCACGACTGCTCGTCCCGCACCTGTACTTCTGGAAGTCGGCCAAGTGGGTGCGCGGCCTGGAGCTGATGAGCACGAACGAGCCCGGCTTCTGGGAGCGCGCGGGCTACCACGACTACGGCGATCCGTGGCGCGAGCAACGCTACGCGGGCTACTGA
- a CDS encoding Rho termination factor N-terminal domain-containing protein — translation MPGRKSPGPSVKDKDLYEELRDEGNSKQKSARIANAAAAQGRAKVGRKGGKAGDYDDWSKSDLYARAKEIGIDGRSSMTKGELISALRNS, via the coding sequence ATGCCGGGTCGCAAGTCGCCGGGACCGAGCGTCAAGGACAAGGACCTGTACGAGGAGCTGCGCGACGAAGGCAACTCGAAGCAGAAGTCGGCGCGCATCGCGAACGCCGCCGCAGCGCAGGGGCGCGCGAAAGTGGGGCGCAAGGGCGGCAAGGCGGGCGACTACGACGACTGGTCCAAGTCCGACCTGTACGCGCGTGCGAAGGAGATCGGGATCGACGGCCGGTCGTCGATGACCAAGGGCGAGCTGATCTCGGCCTTGCGCAACAGCTGA
- a CDS encoding nucleoside/nucleotide kinase family protein, with the protein MTTVLADLDSAAARARALVRDGGRLLGVAGPPGAGKSWLVEAVVARSVDLAVAHVPMDGFHLADDSLARLGLLDVKGAPATFDVGGYAAALRRIATRDEDLVYVPGFARDLEQPIAAALAVPREAGLVLTEGNYLLLDEPGWRDVRSLLDEVWYVDVPDHLRGRRLVARHVAFGKSPAQAEAWVRRSDEANARLVAESRARADVQVRLG; encoded by the coding sequence GTGACCACCGTGCTGGCCGACCTCGACTCCGCCGCAGCGCGCGCCCGCGCCCTCGTACGCGACGGCGGGCGTCTGCTCGGCGTCGCCGGACCGCCCGGTGCAGGCAAGTCGTGGCTGGTCGAGGCGGTCGTCGCGCGCAGCGTGGATCTCGCGGTGGCGCACGTGCCGATGGACGGCTTCCACCTTGCCGACGACTCGCTCGCACGGCTCGGGCTCCTCGACGTGAAGGGCGCACCAGCGACGTTCGACGTCGGCGGGTACGCGGCGGCGCTGCGCCGGATCGCGACGCGCGACGAGGATCTGGTCTACGTCCCGGGGTTCGCGCGCGACCTCGAGCAGCCGATCGCGGCGGCGCTCGCGGTCCCGCGGGAGGCAGGCCTCGTGCTCACGGAGGGCAACTACCTGCTGCTCGACGAGCCGGGGTGGCGCGACGTCCGGTCGCTGCTCGACGAGGTCTGGTACGTCGACGTCCCAGACCACCTGCGCGGACGACGGCTGGTCGCCCGGCACGTCGCGTTCGGGAAGTCGCCGGCGCAGGCCGAGGCGTGGGTACGTCGAAGCGACGAGGCGAACGCGAGGCTCGTCGCCGAGTCACGCGCCCGCGCCGATGTCCAGGTCCGGCTCGGCTGA
- a CDS encoding acyl-CoA dehydrogenase family protein: protein MTQQVSPEEFDDVLEQVRQFVRKEVVPREREIVESDAVPDDLRAMAREMGLFGYAIDQEWGGLGLDLTQEVELAMELGYTTLAFRSMFGTNNGIAGQVLVNFGTDPQKAAWLERIASGEVVASFALTEAGAGSNPAGLRTRAARVEGGWALSGEKRFITNAPLADLFMVFARVVGADGDGQIAVFLVPGDAPGLTVGPHDKKMGQEGAWTADVRLDDVRVDDDALVGGAVEVGYRAAMTSLAKGRVHIAALAVGQAQRALDESVSYAATATQGGTPIGDFQLVQAMLADQQTGVMAGRSLVREAARAYVSGEDRRIAPSAAKLYCTEMAGRVADLAVQVHGGSGYMRESTVERIYRDVRLLRLYEGTSEIQRLIIGSNLIRRQRQS, encoded by the coding sequence ATGACCCAGCAGGTGAGTCCCGAGGAGTTCGACGACGTCCTCGAGCAGGTGCGTCAGTTCGTCCGCAAAGAGGTCGTTCCCCGCGAGCGCGAGATCGTCGAGTCCGACGCGGTCCCCGACGACCTGCGGGCGATGGCGCGGGAGATGGGTCTGTTCGGCTACGCGATCGACCAGGAGTGGGGCGGCCTCGGCCTCGACCTCACCCAGGAGGTCGAGCTGGCGATGGAGCTGGGCTACACGACGCTGGCCTTCCGCTCGATGTTCGGCACCAACAACGGGATCGCCGGCCAGGTTCTCGTGAACTTCGGCACGGACCCGCAGAAGGCGGCCTGGCTGGAGCGGATCGCGAGCGGCGAGGTCGTCGCGTCGTTCGCGCTGACCGAGGCCGGTGCCGGGTCCAACCCTGCCGGCCTGCGCACCCGTGCCGCACGGGTCGAGGGCGGCTGGGCGCTGTCCGGCGAGAAGCGGTTCATCACGAACGCCCCGCTCGCCGACCTCTTCATGGTGTTCGCTCGGGTCGTCGGGGCCGACGGCGACGGGCAGATCGCCGTCTTCCTCGTGCCAGGTGACGCGCCAGGCCTGACGGTCGGCCCGCACGACAAGAAGATGGGCCAGGAGGGCGCGTGGACGGCCGACGTGCGCCTTGACGACGTACGCGTCGACGACGACGCACTCGTCGGCGGCGCGGTCGAGGTCGGCTACCGGGCGGCGATGACCTCGCTGGCCAAGGGCCGCGTCCACATCGCCGCGCTCGCCGTCGGGCAGGCCCAGCGCGCGCTCGACGAGTCGGTCTCGTACGCCGCGACGGCGACACAGGGCGGGACGCCGATCGGCGACTTCCAGCTCGTCCAGGCGATGCTCGCCGACCAGCAGACGGGCGTGATGGCCGGTCGCAGCCTGGTCCGCGAGGCCGCGCGGGCGTACGTGTCCGGCGAGGATCGTCGGATCGCTCCGTCGGCGGCCAAGCTGTACTGCACGGAGATGGCCGGCCGTGTCGCGGACCTTGCCGTCCAGGTCCACGGCGGGTCGGGCTACATGCGTGAGAGCACGGTCGAGCGGATCTATCGCGACGTGCGTCTGCTGCGCCTGTACGAGGGCACCAGCGAGATCCAGCGCCTCATCATCGGCTCGAACCTGATCCGTCGGCAGCGCCAGAGCTGA